AAAGTGGGATCAATCATTGTTtgctaaattttttttccacaaGTACTCCAAAACGATAATGACACTATGAATTAAAGTTATAAGTATTATACTATATATTTCCCTCCAGCCACTCTGAAGAATCTGATACGAATGGCTATTAAGGCATAACACCCAATTTAGAAACAGATCATACGGTATAGAATGCACTAGCATGACATAGTTGGCCCATTgttctacttttttttccttttgagtGGGGAGAACAATGCACGAATACTTAAATGCCCTATGATATAcagtaagattttaaaaaatgatctaCGACTATAATTTTAACTGCAACATTAAAGTTTTTGGGTGTATGTAATTACAATACGATCACAATTATGATTgtattatctatatttttctGTAATTTTTCTCAATATCAAGAAACTCAATGAAATtatgatcacaatttaaaacatttatatgtatatagttTAGTTGGATTTCCGCTCATATATATAGCTATCTATCACATGCAATATTTGTTTATCCTTTTAACTATTTTCCCGGTATAAGGACATAATAGCTATGATTTGTTAGGTTAGCAATCAGTAATTGGATGGTTTGCATGTTCATCTTAATTGCAAactaaagagaaagaaatagtcTATCCCACGATTTATGTAAACTAGGgattacaattttataattaaacgcAATGATGACTCTTAACTTTtctctaattattttttgagtAAAGAAAGAGCCCAAAGATACAGATTGGTtgtggaaaaaaaaggaaagtagttctttttaatttctaccAGCTAAGCGACAAAACGCCATGTGTGAGGAAATACATCTGATTAATCTGCAGATTGattaaagaaaacaagaagACGAAATTAATCATTCGGTTCTGCATTGGCAGATAATGGTAACTATCATACAATCATTCCCTATATATTTGGCGGTTCAGATGAATCTTCGAGTATGTTGTTTTGCTAAATTATATTACATACGGTTGGAAATGAAATTGACCAATCGTGCTGTATTTGCAAGGATATGCTCTAGCCAGTGTGTGTATAAATAAAGtacaaaaatgtatatataactattttaaaagaaGTCACATTaacaatgaattttttaatactgATAATCATAGAAATTATTTGCTTTAACTTCATGAGGTGGTTTATTCAAATTGAGAAATAGTCGGGTCATCACAGTGATTATGTCCATAATTCTATACTTCATGTCATGATCCCATTAAAATGTATCCAATAATGAATATGGTCTAAGAATCAAATTAGATAGATATTCTAACTAACGCACAAGCGGGATAAGACATCATAGCATTAGCATTAGTTAGTTATGCTTAAAGatatttggggggggggggggggggggggggagagatGATTATGCAtggttatattaattatatttttggcattGGTTGTGGATTGCAGTGATTATAATGCTAATGCGTGTAGAGTGACAGCAGAAAGGAAAACAAAGGGCATGCAGGAAAATAAGTGGGAGTTGAGTAAGACAAGTCAGTGACTGTGTTTCAGATTAGTATTATTGATCATGATCAGGAATAGGGACCACCAGCACCAAAATTGAAGGGCCAAACGAGACCCCAAAACAGGTAAAGCAAAAATTGACTGATGAATATAGAGTGAGCTAGTGAGTGGTGACAGTAGTACTTTGTTAGGTGTGAATGTATGAAATATGTATTTCGttaatgatttaattttgtcaaaaaaattagtttatcattttaataaaaaatttctttttaattatatttttttatttataaactttgattatatgatgttttttattttattttttttgtttaaattacatACATAGACTATACcatttgaattaaataaaattactaatGATATTAAAACTCTTTCTATAAATATCTAGTATAATTACATAGTTAGAactcaataaaaattttaattcaactaAAACAACTCCACCTAAATTGATTCATGGGAGTTGTTTAAATCTAAATTACAtacaaagataattttattcgctgaaaataataaaactctTATTACGAATATTTAAATAGttaagtaattatatatttaaaacttaaatctaaaacctctaataaattaattgattcaCACGACGGATGATGATGTTACTTTAGTATATGTGTACATGTTAGTATGATCATTATGTATAATTgtatatatgaagaaaaaaaaagaatgtaaatAAGGGAAATGGGGAAACAGTGAGTGAGTGTGCACAAGAGAATGAATGCACCAAAAAGACGAAGGAAGGATGAAGATGAAAATGGAGATCCTCTGTCACTGTCATTAGTGTCCCCTTGCCTGTCCCCAACATCATTACAAGTCCACATCACCCGGACATTCAACAAACGACGACAATCCTTCCCTTCcatcaatttcaatttataatatCTCCTTCCCTCTCGGTCCCACCTCATCATACATACACACATACCAAATCCTTGTTCTTCATtccaacattttattttttatttctttttttactaaaattaaaaaacaaaaatggggTTGTAGATGGAAAAtagaatgattattttttttaagaaaaaacaacATGGGAGGACGCGAGTGGACGaggttttggtttttttttttttgtgttcggGCGATGAATTGGTTTTTTTTGTTGGGGGGTGCAGTGGATTATGGAGAGGGAGTGGTGGAAGTGTGGGGACCCTTGGTGAGGTGGGGTCCACTAATAGTTGCATCCACGCGAGAGGGGGACCCACTGGAGAGAATTGTgtgtttatgtttctttttgtttttgtgtttttatttttctttgggtTCGTATGAAACCGTTGCAGAACAGAATTGGGTTAGTAGGGAAGTGAATGAAGGCACTCGAATTTTCTTAATGCTTTCTCTGCGTGCAAGCCAACCTCATCCATCATCTTGTACGGCAAAACCCATCATTACTACATtacccttctctctctctctctctcttgggATTGCTTTATATATAACTACTCCTACGCCTGTGGTTTTCTATTACCTCACTTCTTTGCATGACTACTTCCTAAACTCTTCTCTTCTACACTTTGCTCtctaccctctttctttctctttctttttcccttcCCTCAAGTACTATCATACACAAACACAAGGTACTTCACATacccacatacacacacataagCAAAAACTCTTACTTCCCTTTTTCAAGTTCTTAAACTCATCACTACTTAACTCAGGAGTGTGCATATTTTCGTTGTATGGATGGATCCTTCTAGTGGACAACACCAGGTAAATATTATTGCATATATTGTATCATGCATGCGTGGTGGTGGTGTATTTTGTATCAACGTGTCTTAattatgtctttttattttgtctttcatGGTTTTTTATTgcttggttttaggttttaatTCTTCCTTAAGATGAATTTGGATGAGTGAAGAAGGAAATGGTCTTAATTCACACagaattattgattttatattatttaaaatttatataggaTCTTCTGTCCATCCCTCGTTATTCTAAACCATATACTATCCTATTCATGGTGTTTTCTATGAATCTGATACTTATATATAGCTGGGGTAAGTAATTGATATGTCTCTCGAGCTAGAAAGTAAAGGCAAATCCCTTTGATTTAATTGGAAATCTAACTATATGTATATACACTTGATGTATgtattgtaacttttttttaaaaaatttaattcttaaaatacaCTCAAATTGAGTTGAGGATTAATTGGTTAATGCTTGATTTTCATTTCACAAGTGATCAATTAGTTAATTTGGGTATGTTTTGCTTGTTGCAGCAAATGTCTAGCCAGTCATTGGAGAACATGTTGGCATGTTCAAAAGCCCACCAAGAGAGAAAACCAACGCCTCAGCCAGAACAAGCTCTAAAGTGCCCCAGATGTGACTCCACCAACACCAAATTCTGCTACTACAACAATTACAGCCTTTCCCAGCCAAGGTACTTCTGCAAGTCATGCAGGAGATATTGGACCAAAGGAGGTACACTTAGGAATGTCCCTGTGGGAGGAGGGTGCAGGAAGAACAAAaggtcatcatcatcatcttcaacatcaaAGAgagttcaagatcaagcattCACACCAAATGTTAACCCTCTCACTGGCCTTCCTTCATTAATGTCTTATGACTCCAATGACCTCACTCTTGCATTGGCAAGGCTTCAAAAGCAGTCATGTGGGCAATTAGGGTATGATGATCATGATCTTTCAATGTTGGGGAACCACCACACAAGCACCCCATGTGGTGATAATATCCTTGGCATGCATCACCACTCATCATCCTCATCCACAAACCCAGGGTTCTTGGATGCCCTCAGAAGTGGGTTCCTTGGAAcacaaagtaataataatatgcaTCAGAATATGTACTATGGATATGGGAATGGGGACATGGGGGAGGTGGACAATGGTGGTGGGGTTGGGGTTAGTAGTAGTGgagagatgatgatgatgatgatgcctTATAATAATGATCAAGAAATGAGTATTGCATCCACACAGGCAGTGACAGTCACCACCATGAAGCAAGAGATTTGCAACGGAAGGGAACAAAAGGTGTTGTGGGGTTTTCCATGGCAACTCAATGGAGACACAAACATGGGTGAACTTGACTCAGGAAGAGCTAGTAATTGGAATGGCATCAATTCATCATGGCATGGACTTCTCAACAGTCCCCTAATGTAGACAACAACCACAGGGCCTCTACTActgataattttatttccttaatttCTCATGTTTTGTTTTACTAAAAATGTTATTAGTCTAATTAGGATTTTCAATATCCTTTTGAGTGCTGGGTTAATTAATTACAGGGGTTTGGTTGATTCCCTTGAAtcatctcttttctttctttcttgtttttttttcttctctttttgccCCTTAAATTGTCAAATTTTTTGTACTACTACTGTCTTTTAATTGGTGAATAGACTAATGAAATTTCAGAAAGGTTGTTTGCTAACCAAGTCAATGAAGTTGGAGAGAAGTAGATATAGAGCATCAAAATCATCATTTCCTTATTTGGcagatgagagagagagagggaaagaGAGTGATGTTTCATGGTTTAATGCAGCCTGATCGAGCCTGAACAGTTAGAATCAATTTTGCAGAGCTTTGGATTTATAATTAATGTGATGGTTTCAAGATATTCTTCAACGATTGCATCTTATTCTCACCAGGTAGATTCTTAGAACATGTTTTTGTACTGACTACTGACTACTATACATTACTGAAAtgcattattaaattaaactaaagtaCTTACAATGTACCATTATATCATATGATATGATAGTGGAGCTGAACCAGGTGACTAATTAGAATTTTAGAAATAGATCGAAATTTCAGTGAAGCATGAGCGCCAACTTCGGGAAGGATATTGTCCCTCTCTGTAGCACTTGGTAGACCAAATCCAACTTAGGATTTGGGCGTGAGGAAAACGTCAGTaataagtttgaaaataatttgaatttgcCTCAGTAACCAATGACAATGAG
The nucleotide sequence above comes from Glycine soja cultivar W05 chromosome 11, ASM419377v2, whole genome shotgun sequence. Encoded proteins:
- the LOC114373487 gene encoding dof zinc finger protein DOF2.1-like; translated protein: MDPSSGQHQQMSSQSLENMLACSKAHQERKPTPQPEQALKCPRCDSTNTKFCYYNNYSLSQPRYFCKSCRRYWTKGGTLRNVPVGGGCRKNKRSSSSSSTSKRVQDQAFTPNVNPLTGLPSLMSYDSNDLTLALARLQKQSCGQLGYDDHDLSMLGNHHTSTPCGDNILGMHHHSSSSSTNPGFLDALRSGFLGTQSNNNMHQNMYYGYGNGDMGEVDNGGGVGVSSSGEMMMMMMPYNNDQEMSIASTQAVTVTTMKQEICNGREQKVLWGFPWQLNGDTNMGELDSGRASNWNGINSSWHGLLNSPLM